One region of Mus musculus strain C57BL/6J chromosome 15, GRCm38.p6 C57BL/6J genomic DNA includes:
- the A1bg gene encoding alpha-1B-glycoprotein precursor, with the protein MSLLATVLLLWGFTLGPGNTLMLDSGSEPKLWAEPQSLLEPWANLTLVCAVDLPTKVFELIQNGWFLSQVRLETQVLSYRFSLGAITSNNSGIYRCRCGVEPPVDIHLPALNKWTMLSNAVEVTGKEPLPRPLAHADPVDWITPGGLPVYVMCQVAMRGVTYLLRQEGVDGVQKPDVQHKGTAGFLIYKPGNYSCSYLTHAAGEPSEPSDIVTIKMYASQAPPTLCLMGNYLMIYPQKTYETLACKAPRNAAEFQLRQGGKVLKIHGFSPTRDAILYYVNLKELDNPGPFTCRYRMHKYMHVWSEDSKPVELMWSDETLQAPVLTAEPSSRDLEPGSTVQLRCTAPVSGLRFGLQRQGKPELVVVQMLNSSGTEAVFELHNISTIDSGNYSCIYMEQAPPFSGSSSSEPVELRVNGPPPKPRLEALWKSTVHLGQEAIFRCHGHVPRVSMELVREGFKTPFAVASTRSTSAYLKLLFVGPQHAGNYSCRYTALPPFTFESGISDPVEVIVEG; encoded by the exons ATGTCTCTGCTGGCTACTGTACTGCTGCTCTGGG GGTTCACTCTGGGCCCAGGAAATACTCTAATGCTCG ATTCTGGCAGTGAACCTAAACTATGGGCAGAGCCTCAGTCCCTGCTGGAACCCTGGGCAAACCTGACCCTGGTGTGTGCAGTTGATTTGCCGACTAAGGTCTTCGAGCTGATCCAGAACGGGTGGTTCCTGAGTCAAGTCCGACTTGAGACACAGGTGCTGTCATACCGCTTTTCCCTGGGGGCCATTACAAGTAACAACAGTGGCATCTACCGCTGCAGATGTGGCGTGGAACCCCCTGTTGACATTCACCTGCCAGCACTGAACAAGTGGACCATGCTAAGCAATGCTGTGGAGGTGACAGGGAAAG AGCCCTTGCCTCGGCCCTTGGCTCATGCTGATCCAGTCGACTGGATCACACCTGGTGGCCTGCCTGTATACGTGATGTGCCAGGTTGCAATGCGGGGTGTGACCTAcctgctgaggcaggaaggagtGGATGGCGTCCAGAAACCTGATGTCCAGCACAAGGGAACAGCTGGCTTTTTAATCTACAAGCCTGGCAACTACAGCTGCAGCTACCTAACCCATGCAGCAGGTGAACCCTCTGAGCCCAGTGATATTGTGACCATCAAGATGTATG CCTCACAGGCTCCACCCACTCTGTGTTTGATGGGAAACTACCTAATGATCTACCCCCAGAAGACATATGAGACCCTTGCCTGCAAAGCTCCTCGGAATGCAGCTGAATTCCAACTCAGGCAAGGAGGGAAGGTGCTGAAAATTCATGGGTTTAGCCCCACCAGAGATGCTATCCTGTACTATGTGAACTTGAAGGAACTGGATAACCCAGGTCCTTTCACCTGCCGCTACCGGATGCACAAATACATGCACGTTTGGTCAGAGGACAGCAAGCCCGTAGAGTTAATGTGGAGTGATG AGACTCTACAAGCTCCGGTACTTACTGCAGAGCCATCGAGTAGGGACCTTGAGCCTGGTTCAACGGTGCAGCTTCGATGTACTGCACCCGTATCCGGCCTGCGCTTTGGCCTGCAACGCCAGGGCAAACCGGAATTAGTTGTGGTGCAAATGCTGAATTCGTCTGGGACCGAAGCAGTCTTTGAGCTGCACAATATCTCAACAATAGACTCTGGAAACTACAGCTGTATCTACATGGAACAGGCACCGCCATTCTCAGGATCTTCTTCCAGTGAGCCCGTGGAGCTGCGGGTGAATG GGCCACCACCCAAGCCAAGGCTGGAAGCTCTGTGGAAAAGCACAGTACATCTGGGTCAGGAAGCCATCTTTCGATGCCACGGCCATGTGCCTAGGGTCAGCATGGAGCTGGTACGTGAGGGCTTTAAAACACCCTTCGCGGTGGCCTCCACAAGAAGCACCTCAGCTTACCTGAAGCTGCTCTTCGTCGGTCCCCAACATGCAGGCAACTACAGCTGCCGCTATACGGCCCTGCCGCCCTTCACATTTGAATCAGGGATCAGCGACCCTGTGGAGGTTATAGTAGAAGGTTAG